In Halodesulfovibrio aestuarii DSM 17919 = ATCC 29578, the DNA window TGGCGAGAAAAATTCTTCCTTTAATATTGTTAAAGGAATCTTCCGCGACACTTATTCTATTGTGGACGCATTTGTACTGGCCTTCAACATGCCTCCTATCTCCGGCATGAGTAATACCGGTGGTTTTGAAGCATACCTGCAAAGCCGAAGCGGCAAAGGCGTACGCGACCTTGCGCAAAAAGCAGACATGGTTGTTAAGGCTGCGGCTAAACGCCCTGAACTTTCAAGGATTACTCCAAACTTCAGTGTTAATGCTCCGCAGCTGGATATCAGGCTAGACAGAGAAAAAGCTAAGTCTATGGGAGTGCCGGTAAGCCGTGTATTTGAAACAATGCAGGCAACCTTCGGTGCGTATTATATCAACGACTTCAACAAACTGGGTCGTACCTTTAAGGTACAAATCCAGTCAGAATCTGACTACCGCCGTACACCTGAAGACATCAGTAACGTGTATGTACGTTCTGACAAGGGGGACATGATCCCACTGACAGCACTGGTGACTGTAAAGCAGATTACAGGCCCTGAGGTTGTGGAACGTTTTAACGTATTCCCTGCTGCAAAACTCCTTGGAGGCCCAGCCCCCGGCTACAGTTCCAGTCAGGCACTGACAGCTATGGAAGAAGTAGTTAAGGAGACCCTGCCAGCGGACTACACTCTTGCGTGGACTGGCTCCGCGTATCAGGAAAAAGCTACCGGCGGCACCTCCAGCCAAGTGTTTATCCTTGGTCTGTTAATGGTATTCCTTATTCTGGCAGCGCAGTATGAAAAATGGAGTCTTCCTTTGGCTGTTATCATGGCGGTACCATTTGCACTCTTTGGAGCAATCCTTGCCAACTATGGTCGAGGACTGGCAAACGACGTGTATTTCCAGATTGCGCTTGTTACTCTTGTAGGTCTGTCCTCCAAGAACGCCATTCTGATCGTCGAGTTTGCCTCCATGCTGCACAAAGAAGGCATGAGTGCCTATGATGCCGCTTTAGAAGCTGCTAAAATGCGTTTCCGCCCAATTGTTATGACATCGCTTGCCTTTATTCTTGGTGTTGTTCCTCTGGCTATCAGCTCCGGCGCCGGTGCAGCCAGTCGTCACTCCATTGGTACAGGTATTATCGGCGGCATGCTTGCCTCCACATTTATTGCAACTCTTTTTGTACCTTCTTTCTATCGCGCTATTATCGCGTTCACGGAAAGAATGTTTAAAAAAGATAAGAAATAAATAAAATTGAAAAAAAGAGCTGATAGTATGGCTTGTTGTACTTTCAGCTCTTTTTTATAACAGGAATTAGCGATGTCAGCTTCATTACGAGACATTTTACGTAGTGCTCCGCGAGAAGGCGGTCAAAAACTTGGGCTCACAATCTGTGAAGTATCTAAGATTTGGCGCCAACTAATCGATCTGCGCCTCATGCACCTTGGCGTCAGTAATGCTCGCTGGACAGTTCTTTTAGCTTTGAACGATTTTGAAAAGCCAGTCTCCCAAAAAGTACTTGCCGAATATATAGGCATAGAGGGACCAACTCTTGTGCGTATGCTGGACAGACTGGAAAGTGACGGCTTGGTCCGTCGCAAGCCATCTAAAAAAGACCGAAGGGTAAAACTTGTCGAATTGTGCAAAAAGACTGATGAGTTACTGGACTCAATGCTGTCTGTTGCCATTGGCATACAAAAGGAACTGATACAGGGTATACCTGAACAAGATCTCGTTACCTGCCACAAAGTTTTGCTTACCATTAAAGACCGGCTTTCAACTCAACTCGATAAAAAAAGTGACCATGAATAACTATAACTTTAAATAGGGGTCACCCCCTAAACCACACAATCCTGACCATAGAAAAAGGGACAGCATCAAGCTGTCCCTTTTTCTTAAAAGCGGTTTCCCGAATTTTTATAAAAACACATGATAAAATCATCATTACCGCCCTCTTCAATACGCCGTTAGCACTACAGCAATGTAGCAAGCTCCTTTCGCAGCTTAAGCAGAACGTTCTGAAAGGCTTGTTCTGAATGCAGGATCATATCCAGCTGGCGGGTATGCATGAGCAAGTGCCCCACAACATATAGTCTCCGCATTATATCTTCTTCAGACATATTTTCACATCGCGCCGACAATCTATCTCTGATAACAGTAACCCTGAAGTCATACTCATCAAGAATTATTGCAAGAAGACGAACTCTTGCGTTCTTTTTCTGCAAATCAGCCGCCCCACCGGAAAACTTCATTGAAATAAAGTTTTCAGCAGGAACATCCCCGCCAAGAACTTCAACAGTGCAGAAATGATAGCCAAACCGGAACTGCAAGCAACAGAACTTACTGCTTATGAGAAAATAGTTTCGCATGGTGTAGACAGAAGATGCATCCGGAACAAGGGACGGATCGCATGTTGATTCCGCAAGAATCGATAAAAAACTTTTAGCATTTACTGGCGGCGGCCCTGCCCACTTTACTGCTGTCATACCTTTCCAGATGGCATGCATCGGGGTAGAAGAAATATTGTCAAATGTTATATATTTGCCTGCTGGATGCGTAATAAATCCGTCGTCCAAATCTACAACCCAGTATTGCATGGGACGGTTATCATAAAGTTGCTTGGTCTTGCCTGATGGAATATGCATATCCCGTCCAACGCGAAACATCTCATCAATTGCGTACTCATGACAGAATCGCGTTATGTCATGCAACGTTGTGCAGTTTTCCGCCGTAAAATCAGGACTGGTCGGATCAGTTAAATGCAACGGCACAATTTTTTCTACTGCCGAAGCAAGCATCTCATAAACAGGCGTTCCTTTCATTGATCTACGCTGCTTACTCCATAATGCCAGCAGCTCTTCCACTTTTCCAGCGTACACCTTTCGGGATGGTGCATCCAGAGTGGCATCTCCCTTGTATGAAACCAGATTATCTACATTTCCGACACCAAAAATTCCCGGCACTCCATACTCTCTTGCAACACTTGCCAGATGCCCCGCACGGGAACCTGTTCCGGAAATAACACCATTTGCTTTTGACAGAAGCGGAGCCCACCGTGGAGATGCATATTGAACAACCAGAATAGCACCTTCAGGAAATGTCAGCGCATCAACTTCCCGTTGAACAAAGACCAACTCTCCATATCCAATACCGGTAGATACCGTATCGCCGCCGGAAAGAAGCAACGGCGCAGTCACCTCAATCGAATGTTCTATGCATGGAGATTGTGACAACGGCCTGCTTTGAAGGAATATAATATCCCTGTTTTCAGTCAGTCCCCATTCAATATCCTGAGGGCAGCCGTAATGCTCTTCAATCTTCAAAGCATATCTCTGTAATAATTTTAGCTCATCCAATGTCAGAACTGGAGCGTACTGCATATTTTGGGGAACAGAAACAAGCTCGACGCCTCCGTCGACAGATATGTACTGTTTCTCTTTGTTAAGGATATCCTGCCCGACAACAGCCGTCCCCGCTCCTCCCTCTTTGCGCATTTTTACGATGTCCGCCGCAACTCTGCCATCCACAACACCTTTGGGAAGTCCATGGGCTGCATGAATTGTTGAGACGTCCTGCGAACAATCAATAGGGTCCGTACTGTAAATTACCCCTCCCGCAACCACATTCTGCATTGGCATAATAGCCACACACACAGCAAGGTCACGTGTGGCAAGACCTTTAGCTTTACGATAAGCAACCGCTTCAGGAGAATATTTAGAGGCAACGACGTCCTTCCACGCAGCAAGCAGTTCATCATAGGAAACATTCAAACGGGAAAGATACTGCCCAGCAAAAGCGTGATGACGACCATCTTCGCCAACAGCACTGCTTCTGACAGCAAAACGCTGTGACGAAGGATCGCCTAACTCTTTGACCAGACGCAAAATCTCAGAAGAAATTTCTCCTGGAACAGGAGCCTTTACAATATCCTGACGAATCTTTGAGCAGGCAGCATAAAGCTCGGTGAGAGACTGGGATGTCACCTGTCGCAATCTACGGTCGCAAATATCATGAAGTTCGTTATGGCGCATGAACACCCAGAACGCATTGGACGTTGTTGCAACTCCGTCTGGAACAGGCACACCAATATTATTTTTCAGTTCACCAAGATTAGCGGCTTTTCCCCCCACAACAAATGCATCACCGGCTGTTATTTCAGAAAAAGGTACGACAAGAGGACTTTCAATACTGGAAGGAGTGTTCAACAGCTCATTGTTCAACGTTTTTTGGATTTCTTGAAAACGCTTTTTGACAGGAGCAAACTTCTCAGGAGAATACCCTTCAATGCATGAAATAAGCTGATACACGGCGGTATTGACGCGCGTGACCTGAGTTCGCACATACGTTACGTCAAACTCGTGCCCTTCGGCTAATGCCAGCTCCATCTGTGCCATTACTTCCAGAGCTTTATTGTTCGCACTTATTAAGCGCTTAAAGTTAGACGCTGCTTTGATGAAATCTTGCTGCAAAGCCTCCTCCCCCCTATTGTCGACAGGAGAGAAGAGGCGTTGAGTTTTTTCAGCAAGTCCCTTCAAGCAATATAAAACTTGATGAAGGATCTTCATTCATTACACTTCCTTTTTTGAACCACCTTTCATTGCGAGTCCAACGCCCTCACATAAATGGAATAAGGCATAACCCCACCATAATGTGTACAGCACATAGAAGACCAGAGCAAACGACAGGATTCCATAACTGTTGGATGCTTTTCTCGGTTCAATTCCAAAGTAGTTATACCCGACTTCAACCCCTTTCACGACAACAGAATTTACCACAACAGCCTCAGGGAACATTTTTTGGCGTTTTAGTGCTCTTTCTGTTTCTTTGAGAGTCTGCCACCATCTGTACATCACAACTTTAGGAAGCAAACCGTACTTATCCCTAAACGCATTTGCGTCATTATAAAACGCTGTATCACTATCTGTAATTGCGGCCGATAGCATCGCACCGAGAGAACCTGAATACTCTAGAGTCTTTTCGTCTTTCATTACAACATTGCCTGTTTTTTCAAGCAACATCATTGCCTGCTGAGCAACTTCCTGACTGCTATACGTTAAGGAAACGGCTACTGATGTCTTTTCAACTGCCTGAGTATGCTCTCTCAACGAGGCAATATAATGTGTAGAACCTTTTGAAATTGAATTGAATAAATCATCCGAGGCTTGGAATGCACACCTACCGTGACCGTACCAAGGCATAAACAATGACGCAAAAACACAACCGAAGCTTATGGCCATCGCCAGACCAAGCATGAAATTTTTACGATCTCGTATCAGCATCACTAATCCCTCCTCAGTGTTGGTATGTTGGTGACAAATTTTGTAATTACCCAAAGGGCGAAAATAGTGACCACAACAAAAAATGCATAGTTTCCGAATGTTGACAGTGCTCTTGCAAACTCAGGGGAAATATCCAGCATATCCATTTCCTGAAGCTTTGCAGGCAAAGCAAACAGTCGGTTAATGAAGCCTGCCAAAATAGCTGTGGCATAAAAACCACGGATGTAGATACCTTTTACAACACGTGTTGTGAGCGCACCAAGCTGAATACCAAGCAAGGAGCCTATAAGCATGCCCATCGCGAGTGTGTAGAAGATAAAGCCGTAAATGGCGTACTGTGTGATGGAAGCAAATCCTGCGGTGAAGATGATCTGAAAAATATCAGTACCAACAGTTGTGAAGCTGGAAACACCTAGAATGTACACGAACATAGGGAAGGTTAAGAAACCGCCGCCAACGCCCATAATCGCTGCAACAAAGCCGACAAAGGCACCGCACATAGCAACAAATACACCGGAAATCTGCTTTCCACCCGGTACCAGGTCTTCATCAAACGTGATCATAGGCGGCAAATTAACGGCTTGCAGTTTAGATGAAAGTCCCTGTCCATCTGCAGATCCTGAACCATGAGCATCGCCACTGTTGTCTTTTTTGCGCAACTTCAGAAAATCATTCATTGCATAGAAACCAAGGAAACCTAAAAGAACAACGTATATTGCGCTGATAAAGGTGTCGCTCAATACCGGATTAATTTCATAAAGTGTTCTGTTTACAACACCACCACCTATAACGCCGCATAAGGAGCCTACTAAAAAGGCTACCGCAAGCTTCGGGGACACGTTGCCTAACTTTTTATGAACCGCAGTTCCCATAATTGCTTTTGCAAAAATATGGAAAAGGTCGGTACCTACTGCCAAGATACCTTTAATACCAGCACTCATGAGAGCCGGAGTAATAATGAATCCTCCACCGGCTCCGATACATCCTGTAATTAGACCCGCAAAAAGCCCGATTACGATTGATACTGCAAAGATTCCGGGTGTGTAAAAGGCAGGTGTATACGCTTTTTTTCCACCCAAGATTGCAGGCATGACATCGCCAGCCACTGCCAATGACACAAGAATAGCCGGTAACGCGAGTGCCAACAAAATCAGCATGCGTTTTTTACTTCGCAATATACTGTGTGAAACCTCTAATTCCCACCTCGCGTGCGCCTGCGAAGCTGCCATTAATACAGCATAAAATTTCCTCATAACTTCCTCCTAGATAGCTAACCACAAGTTCTGGTGCGTGATGCTAAGAACGATGTGAATTATGTACATTTGCTGCATCGTGAACTTTAAACATGAGCTCATCGATATCTGCAGGTTTTAACAAATAGTCATAGGCACCAAGAGCCATTCCACTGATCGCAACCTCCAGATCTGCGTGACCTGTCAGCATAATTACTTCCACGTCAGGCATCATTTCTTTGATCCGACGCAATGTTTCAATGCCGTCAATGCCCGGCATTTTCACATCCAAAACAACCACTTTTACAGGTTCTTCTTTCAACATTTCCAACGCTTCCAAGCCGGAGGATGCAACGCTTGCAGAAACATTTCTCCGTTCCAGTCTGCGCGCGATTACGGACAAGAAATCCGGCTCATCATCGACTAATAAAATTTTCAGTTCTTCCATTTGGTTACTCCTCCTTGATCTGAACGCTTACAACGCAGGCAGAGCATCTACAGCTGCCACCGGTAAAGTCAGTGTAAAGCTGCTTCCTTTATCGGGACTTGATTGCACAGAAAGGTTTCCGTCGTTTCGTCTTGCAAGAGAATAGGAGATTGACAATCCAAGACCGGTGCCCTGCCCAGCTGCCTTGGTGGTGAAAAATGGTTCAAAGATTCTATTTTTAAGCTCACGGGACAACCCGAGCCCTGTATCGGTCACACGAATAAGAACCGCGTGCTTTGTACTGAAGGTAGAAACAATAACGTTCCGCTCTTCCCTGTTGCTTACGGCAACAGCATCAATGGCATTGTTAATGACATTCAATAAGATCTGCTGGACATGTCCTGCTGATGCATACGCAGGCACAAAGGCATTAAATTGAGTTTTGATCTTAATCCCGAGTTCCGCAGCCTTCGGCTGTGAAAGGTGCACAACATCCTCAACAACGCTATTCACATCAACTGCCGTTTTATTCTCTGCGCCCTTACGCGACATCCTGAGCAAACCATGTATTATTTCAGCACATCGCTTTCCTTGTTTGCGCATCACATCCAATGAGGCATCCATTTCTGAAAATGTTCCGCACAAGACCTTTCTTGGTTCTTTCTCCACCAGCGCTACCTGCTCCTGAAGATCTTCGAGCAACTCCTTAACCCAGCCTGCTTCCTGAATAATGATGGCAAGAGGTGTATTAATTTCGTGTGCGATTCCGGCAACGACCCTTGTCTGAGCAGACAGCCTGTTGGCCTCTATTAATTTTTGCTCAAGTTTTTCCCGCAACAGCGTCTCCTGAGCGAGTTTTTCATGAACAAAGCTTGAGAAAATTATGGAGTTAAAAATGGCTGTAATAAGAAGGGAGAAGAACAATGTCAGGCACAGACCGAATGAAAAGGTTGCACCGGGAAGCAGTGACTCGATAGAAACTCCGTAAAAGACACTGCCAGATCCCGGTACAAACACATGAAGCCATACGCTGGAGCTTGGTAGTGGCAACATGGGGGCGTATATTGAGCTTGAATGATCACCATTCTGACTGTGAACTTCCTCCACCAGTCGTTGTTGCTCATCTGTATCTTCAATGTTTGAAGCTGTTATTTTCTGGGATTCATTTTGGACTATCCACTGGCCATCCGGAAGCAGCATTGACAGTTTCCGACGCATAGCCTGCGTTGTAAGAACTTCTTTGTTCTCCATCATTGCCTGCGCGTATCGAAGTGCGGGAGCTGCAGCATCGTCCAGATAGTTTTGAACAACCCGACTGCATAGAGCCACGGAAAGAATAAAAAGCGGGCCAATGCCTATCAGGAAAATTCTTGCTGCAAGCCAGCGGAAGGAGTTATGCGAGGAAATATACATACATTTACTCCTTCCGCGTGGCTTTGCATGACAACAGGAATCGAATTAAGCCAACACTATGCCTGACAATCAAAAGCCTTTGCTGATGATACAAAGCAGTAACGTTAGCCAACATACGGGGAATCGTTGAAATAAAGCGGTATGCAATGCAGCTACTTATAATGCTATACGCCTCGAAAAAGATAGAAACCGTAGTAAAAGATGTGCTCATATCTTTCTGGCTAACTACGGAAAACATAGATCTACTGGCGAGGTTCCCTGTCCCGTCGAAGGAAAAAAAGATGATGTCGCTCTTTTTATCCCACATGCTAGAATAACGGGCTTGGGCACCAAGCGCTGTCGAGAAGTTATATATAGTTACATTGCATACCATGCATTGTATTAGGCAAGCGCTGTGCCAAACTTATCCGACACTAGCAAAACATCTAACACACCAATTATATTGATTTTTTAAACAAACAAAAAAAGGAGCACACCTCATTTGGGCGCACTCCTTTGTCAGGTTCTTTTACAATTGATGTAATTTTTTTTTACAGTTCAACACGTTGATTTCTTATAAGGACAGTCATGTTCCCTCTGGCCTTTCTTAGGCACAAAAAAAGGGCTGCTACCCTAGCACCCCTTTCACACATTCTTATTACGCCCCCATAACAGTTGGGACGATATTGTAGGCCGTTAGACAGCTACTACTGCTAGCTACCGCCATGTTCCTTCAACCCATACTTTTCAATCCGTCCGAGTAACGTCGGTCTGGACATACCAAGCAATTTAGCGGCGCGAGTTTTATTCCACGAAGCCAGTTCCAATGCCTCGGTGATCACAATTGCGCCAAAACGGTCCGCCAGAGTTTCAAACGTCTTATCATGATGCTCGGTCAGTAACGTACGAGTTACCCATGCACGAACATCGTCTTCGTCTCCTGCCGACTGGTGAGAGACAGCAGCACCTTCTACAAGCTTCACAAAATCATCTTTGTCGAGCGGAAGTCCACGGCTGAATATCAATGCCTTATGCATTTTATTGCTTAACTCACGGACATTCCCGGGCCACGAATATTTCTGCATCATTGCCAGAGCTTCTTCTGTCAAACCGGGATTATGCATAGCGGATGCGCTGGCATGCATAGAAAGAAAATGTTCAGCCAACATCGCAATATCCTCAGTACGTTCACGAATGGGAGGAAGTGTGAGATTAACCACATTCAAGCGATAGTACAGGTCTTCCCTAAATTCACCATTGGCAACAGCTTGCTCCAAGTCTTTATTCGTGGCTGCAAGAACCCGAACGTCAACAGAGATAGGCTGACTACCGCCCAAGCGTTCAACTTGCCGTTCCTGCAACAGCCGCAAAATCTTAGCTTGAATTGAAGTCGGCATATCTCCGATTTCATCAAGGAAGACAGTTCCGCCATTTGCTAATTCAATTTTCCCTGCTTTACGATGGGAGGCACCAGTGAACGCGCCCTTTTCGTAGCCGAAAAGCTCACTCTCAAGCAACGTATCCGGAATAGCCACGCAGTTAATAACCTGAAATGGCGATTTTGAACGCAAACTATGTTTATGGATAGCCTGCGCTACAAGCTCCTTGCCTGTGCCGGATTCTCCACGAATAAGTATGGTTGCATCTGTTGGCGCAGCACGTCCTATCCTTTTACAGACATCCTGCATGGCTCTGCTTTTCCCTAAAAGAATAGGAGTATTCGCAGGCATGGGGGGAGTACTGGCATTAGCAGAAGCAACCTGTATCGCTTTTTCAATCAGGGATAAAATCTCAGGAACATCAAAGGGCTTCATGACATAATCAAACGCACCCATTTTTGTTGATTCAATAGCGGTATCAGTGGTGCCGTACGCAGTCATAATTAAAACCGGTAAATCAGAATACAGTGCGCGCAACGCTTTAAAGGTCTCAAGCCCATTCATACCCGGGAGACGAACATCAAGCACTGCGATATCCGGTCTGTCCCTCTCGGCCAGTTCAACGCCCGTTTCTCCACAATGCGCCTCCACAACATCATATCCTTCTGCATGAAGAATATTCTGGAAGCTTTTGCGCAACTGAGCGTCATCATCCACTAAGAGAATTTTTGCCATGTGGTCCCTCGTGTTACAGGAAGTGCGAGTAAAAATGCTGTGCCCTGATTTTCAGATGAAGTTACATGCAACCAGCCGCCGTGCTCTTCCACAATACGTTTTGCAATGGCAAGCCCGAGCCCTGAGCCTTCTTCCTTTGTACTGAAAAAAGGTTCAAATATTTTCTCAAGAACATCCTCGGCAATTCCCGGTCCTGTATCTTCAATCCTGATAAAAACAATCGTTCCCAAAGGCTCAACTATATCCGTTTTCTCCGTAATGGTTATCGAGCCTCCCTGAACCATTGCATCACATGCATTCAGAATCAAGTTAACAAGTGTCTCCTTTAACTGCCCGCCATCAATAGGAATAGCCGGAAGTAACCCTGTCCGCTCTACAGACACACGCACCTGCTGTGATTCAAACCGGTGTTTAAGAAGCTTCAGCGCCATATCAACAACTTCGGACGGACTTTGGAGTTTTGCCTTCAATTCCGGACGGCGTGAAAATTCAAGAAAATTTTTCATTATATTATCAATATGCAGAATCTCTTCACTCACAACACCAAAATCTTCCTGCTGCTGTTCATCCAGTTCCAGTGAACGTTCCAAAGAAAAAAGTCGCATTTTTACAGAGGTAAGTGGATTACGGATTGAATGCGCAACTCCTGCTGCAAGTTTACCGACCAGCACCATTTTTTCCGACTGCATAAGTGTCTCTTTATTCGCATCAAGTTCCTTCTGGGTATCGTCAATATGCATAATCAACGATTCTAGCTTATTACTTAGTGCAAGCACATCGTTCTTTGTAGAAGGAGAAGTACTATCGCAGACATCATCAGTGGCATGAGCAAGGGTTCTAATTGGATCAAGAATTTTTCTGTATAAAAAGACGATTAACAACAGCTCAATAATTGCTGATAAAATCAAACCGCCCGTAATGACATTACTAACTATTTTCGCTTCTTCCGAAAAATTCTTACGATTCTGCTCAATCGCCTGTTCATAAAGTGCCCTGAATTCTTTGCATAAAAGCAAAAGCGTACTGAACTCATCACGAATCTTCCAATGCAGTTCTGCCCCGACTTTCGACCTTCTCTGCTTGTAGTTTTCAATTACTACTTTTCTACTTGCATCGTACGTTGCATACAACCTCTCAAGCTTAGAAAGAACAAGTAAACTTTCTTCAGAAAAAGCAGATTCTTTTACTTTGCTAAGCCGCTCTTCAAAAAGTACACGCTTCCGATCCAACTCTTTCAGCCATGAATCATCATGCGAAAGTAAGTAGTAGGTAGTATCGCCTTTTTGCTCCATAAGCGCTGCGGACAGACCATGTGATGCTTCCAATGCTTCTACATTTTTAGCAGAAAGCTGTACCTGAAGACTTTGCGTCCGGTTTGTATACCACAATGTTATGCCCGCACCTGCCAGGTTCAGACCAATAACACAGAACAATAGCAACGCTATTCTGGTGCGTAATGAAAGCATACTCACAACCCTTCTGACTGTTTCGATAAAAAGATAACGGGCCGACCTTATCAATCAGGTAGACCCATTATACAAGTACGCCAATGCCATAAACAAGATTTACCCTGTGCATTCCACACAGAAAGTATCACTACGATTCCACACTTATCTGCTCGTACGCTGCCATGATCGTTATGATAAGTGTTTCAAAATCTACAGGTTTTGTCATGTAAGCAAAAGCGCCTAATTGCATCGCCTGTGTTTTTTCTTTTTCACCACCATGCCCTGTTACTATAATGACCTGTACGTTCGGATAATTTTCTTTGACTCTTTCGAGCACCTCCAGTCCGTTAATGCCCGGCATCATAATGTCGAGCAGCATGACATCCGGCACTCCTTCTTCAACAATCGACAA includes these proteins:
- a CDS encoding ATP-binding protein, translated to MLSLRTRIALLLFCVIGLNLAGAGITLWYTNRTQSLQVQLSAKNVEALEASHGLSAALMEQKGDTTYYLLSHDDSWLKELDRKRVLFEERLSKVKESAFSEESLLVLSKLERLYATYDASRKVVIENYKQRRSKVGAELHWKIRDEFSTLLLLCKEFRALYEQAIEQNRKNFSEEAKIVSNVITGGLILSAIIELLLIVFLYRKILDPIRTLAHATDDVCDSTSPSTKNDVLALSNKLESLIMHIDDTQKELDANKETLMQSEKMVLVGKLAAGVAHSIRNPLTSVKMRLFSLERSLELDEQQQEDFGVVSEEILHIDNIMKNFLEFSRRPELKAKLQSPSEVVDMALKLLKHRFESQQVRVSVERTGLLPAIPIDGGQLKETLVNLILNACDAMVQGGSITITEKTDIVEPLGTIVFIRIEDTGPGIAEDVLEKIFEPFFSTKEEGSGLGLAIAKRIVEEHGGWLHVTSSENQGTAFLLALPVTRGTTWQKFS
- a CDS encoding response regulator — protein: MEELKILLVDDEPDFLSVIARRLERRNVSASVASSGLEALEMLKEEPVKVVVLDVKMPGIDGIETLRRIKEMMPDVEVIMLTGHADLEVAISGMALGAYDYLLKPADIDELMFKVHDAANVHNSHRS
- a CDS encoding sensor histidine kinase produces the protein MYISSHNSFRWLAARIFLIGIGPLFILSVALCSRVVQNYLDDAAAPALRYAQAMMENKEVLTTQAMRRKLSMLLPDGQWIVQNESQKITASNIEDTDEQQRLVEEVHSQNGDHSSSIYAPMLPLPSSSVWLHVFVPGSGSVFYGVSIESLLPGATFSFGLCLTLFFSLLITAIFNSIIFSSFVHEKLAQETLLREKLEQKLIEANRLSAQTRVVAGIAHEINTPLAIIIQEAGWVKELLEDLQEQVALVEKEPRKVLCGTFSEMDASLDVMRKQGKRCAEIIHGLLRMSRKGAENKTAVDVNSVVEDVVHLSQPKAAELGIKIKTQFNAFVPAYASAGHVQQILLNVINNAIDAVAVSNREERNVIVSTFSTKHAVLIRVTDTGLGLSRELKNRIFEPFFTTKAAGQGTGLGLSISYSLARRNDGNLSVQSSPDKGSSFTLTLPVAAVDALPAL
- a CDS encoding sulfite exporter TauE/SafE family protein — encoded protein: MRKFYAVLMAASQAHARWELEVSHSILRSKKRMLILLALALPAILVSLAVAGDVMPAILGGKKAYTPAFYTPGIFAVSIVIGLFAGLITGCIGAGGGFIITPALMSAGIKGILAVGTDLFHIFAKAIMGTAVHKKLGNVSPKLAVAFLVGSLCGVIGGGVVNRTLYEINPVLSDTFISAIYVVLLGFLGFYAMNDFLKLRKKDNSGDAHGSGSADGQGLSSKLQAVNLPPMITFDEDLVPGGKQISGVFVAMCGAFVGFVAAIMGVGGGFLTFPMFVYILGVSSFTTVGTDIFQIIFTAGFASITQYAIYGFIFYTLAMGMLIGSLLGIQLGALTTRVVKGIYIRGFYATAILAGFINRLFALPAKLQEMDMLDISPEFARALSTFGNYAFFVVVTIFALWVITKFVTNIPTLRRD
- a CDS encoding PEP/pyruvate-binding domain-containing protein, whose product is MQQDFIKAASNFKRLISANNKALEVMAQMELALAEGHEFDVTYVRTQVTRVNTAVYQLISCIEGYSPEKFAPVKKRFQEIQKTLNNELLNTPSSIESPLVVPFSEITAGDAFVVGGKAANLGELKNNIGVPVPDGVATTSNAFWVFMRHNELHDICDRRLRQVTSQSLTELYAACSKIRQDIVKAPVPGEISSEILRLVKELGDPSSQRFAVRSSAVGEDGRHHAFAGQYLSRLNVSYDELLAAWKDVVASKYSPEAVAYRKAKGLATRDLAVCVAIMPMQNVVAGGVIYSTDPIDCSQDVSTIHAAHGLPKGVVDGRVAADIVKMRKEGGAGTAVVGQDILNKEKQYISVDGGVELVSVPQNMQYAPVLTLDELKLLQRYALKIEEHYGCPQDIEWGLTENRDIIFLQSRPLSQSPCIEHSIEVTAPLLLSGGDTVSTGIGYGELVFVQREVDALTFPEGAILVVQYASPRWAPLLSKANGVISGTGSRAGHLASVAREYGVPGIFGVGNVDNLVSYKGDATLDAPSRKVYAGKVEELLALWSKQRRSMKGTPVYEMLASAVEKIVPLHLTDPTSPDFTAENCTTLHDITRFCHEYAIDEMFRVGRDMHIPSGKTKQLYDNRPMQYWVVDLDDGFITHPAGKYITFDNISSTPMHAIWKGMTAVKWAGPPPVNAKSFLSILAESTCDPSLVPDASSVYTMRNYFLISSKFCCLQFRFGYHFCTVEVLGGDVPAENFISMKFSGGAADLQKKNARVRLLAIILDEYDFRVTVIRDRLSARCENMSEEDIMRRLYVVGHLLMHTRQLDMILHSEQAFQNVLLKLRKELATLL
- a CDS encoding response regulator, with protein sequence MREIKLLLVDDEQDFVETLAERLRLRDFGSTVAFNGETALSIVEEGVPDVMLLDIMMPGINGLEVLERVKENYPNVQVIIVTGHGGEKEKTQAMQLGAFAYMTKPVDFETLIITIMAAYEQISVES
- a CDS encoding sigma-54-dependent transcriptional regulator; this encodes MAKILLVDDDAQLRKSFQNILHAEGYDVVEAHCGETGVELAERDRPDIAVLDVRLPGMNGLETFKALRALYSDLPVLIMTAYGTTDTAIESTKMGAFDYVMKPFDVPEILSLIEKAIQVASANASTPPMPANTPILLGKSRAMQDVCKRIGRAAPTDATILIRGESGTGKELVAQAIHKHSLRSKSPFQVINCVAIPDTLLESELFGYEKGAFTGASHRKAGKIELANGGTVFLDEIGDMPTSIQAKILRLLQERQVERLGGSQPISVDVRVLAATNKDLEQAVANGEFREDLYYRLNVVNLTLPPIRERTEDIAMLAEHFLSMHASASAMHNPGLTEEALAMMQKYSWPGNVRELSNKMHKALIFSRGLPLDKDDFVKLVEGAAVSHQSAGDEDDVRAWVTRTLLTEHHDKTFETLADRFGAIVITEALELASWNKTRAAKLLGMSRPTLLGRIEKYGLKEHGGS
- a CDS encoding MarR family winged helix-turn-helix transcriptional regulator; translation: MSASLRDILRSAPREGGQKLGLTICEVSKIWRQLIDLRLMHLGVSNARWTVLLALNDFEKPVSQKVLAEYIGIEGPTLVRMLDRLESDGLVRRKPSKKDRRVKLVELCKKTDELLDSMLSVAIGIQKELIQGIPEQDLVTCHKVLLTIKDRLSTQLDKKSDHE